From Methanotorris formicicus Mc-S-70:
TAAAATTTCTTTTTTTATTTCTTATTTTTTTAAATTTTAAATGGGGGATATTATGAGAGGTTTTTTAAAATTAGCGGTTGTATCCTTAATAGTTTCTACGGTTCTTTTATCAGGATGTGTAACTCAAAATATGGAAAATGCTCAGATGCAGAATAACCAAATTGATTACCATCAAAACCAAATGGGTATGGAAAAGGGAAGAATAGTGGGAAATAATGGGGATGTAAATGTTAGTTTAATATGTGAAAACATCGACGCATTCCCAAAACAACCAATAAGTGAAGAAGAAAAGAAAGGATTAATTGAGATGAGGGAAGAGGAAAAATTAGCGAGAGATGTTTATTTAACGTTATATAATAAATGGAAATTGCAGATATTCAAGAACATTGCTGAGAGCGAGCAAACCCATACAGATTCAGTTAAATATCTCTTAGATAGATACAACATTCCAGACCCAGTTGAAAGTGATGAAGTCGGAAAATTCTCAAATCCAAAATTTGAGGAGTTGTATAATAAGTTAGTTGAGAAAGGTAGTAAATCAGTGGTTGATGCATTGACAGTTGGAGCAACTATTGAGGATTTAGATATTGCTGACCTAAAAAATTGGATAAGCAAAACTGATAATGAGGATATAAAATTTGTTTATGAAAACTTAATGAGAGGTTCAAGAAACCACATGGGGGCTTTTGTTGGAATGTTGGAGAGATATGGAGCAAATTACACACCTCAATACATAAGCAAGGAGGAATATGAGCAAATAATAAGTAGTTCAATGGAGAGGGGATACAATAGGTGAGGAATATGAGAAAGTTATTTGCTA
This genomic window contains:
- a CDS encoding DUF2202 domain-containing protein; the protein is MRGFLKLAVVSLIVSTVLLSGCVTQNMENAQMQNNQIDYHQNQMGMEKGRIVGNNGDVNVSLICENIDAFPKQPISEEEKKGLIEMREEEKLARDVYLTLYNKWKLQIFKNIAESEQTHTDSVKYLLDRYNIPDPVESDEVGKFSNPKFEELYNKLVEKGSKSVVDALTVGATIEDLDIADLKNWISKTDNEDIKFVYENLMRGSRNHMGAFVGMLERYGANYTPQYISKEEYEQIISSSMERGYNR